The sequence ACCTGCTCGCGGTCGTCTCCCACGACATCAAGACGCCGCTGATGGTGGTGCGGATGAACACCGAGCTGCTCAAGCGGGCCGCGCGCCCCGATGAAACGGAGCACCGGCGCCTGGCGAGCACCCTCAAGGCGGTGGACCAGATGGAGGGGCTCATCGGCGGGCTCCTCGACCGGGCACGCCTGCAGGGCATGCCGATGCCGTTGGCGCTCCAGTCCTTGTCGGTGGACGGGCTCTTCCAGCAGGCGCTCGAGGTGCTCCGGCCGCTCATCCAGGACAAGAACCAGTTGCTGACGGTGGAGGTGGGGCCCGGAGCGTCTCACGTGCGCGCCGACGGGGCGCGCATCCTCCAGGTGCTCGCCAACCTCGTGGGCAACGCCATCAAGTTCACTCCCCGCGGTGGCACCGTCGCCTTGAGGGCCCGGCGGGAGGCGGGGCAGGTGTGCATCGCGGTGGAGGACTCCGGGCCCGGCATCCCCTCCCAGGACGTGCCGCACCTGTTCGAGCGCTTCTGGAAGGGGCGCGGCTCGGGCAAGCTGGGCACGGGGCTGGGGCTGAGCATCGTCAAGAGCATCGTCGAGGCGCACGGTGGCGCCCTCCGGGTGGAATCCCGGGAAGGGCACGGCAGCACCTTCTTCTTCTCGTTGCCCGTGGCGGAGCCCTGAGTGGCACCCGCCGCCTACTTGTAGGGCACCACCGTGCCGCCGCGGAATGCCGAATCGCGCAGCACCAGGCCTTCCTTGCACAGGCGCGCGGCCTTGGGGCCGACGAAGAAGTCCTTCGGGTCGCCCTTGCGGAAGGTCTTCTTCACGAACTCCTCAATCTCCATGAACAGGCGCCGGAACCGGTCCGGCGCCGCGTTCTTCCGGCCCGTCTGCGCGGTGATGTCCAGCTCCGCCCAGAACTGGCCGCTGAGCAATTCGCCTTCCTCGTTGGTGCGCGAGCGCTCCATGAAGATGACGGGCGAGCGCACCTCGTCGATGCGCCAGTGGCCCTTGTCCGGCCCGCGCTTCACCTTGTCCACGATGGCGGCGCCGATGTCCGTGGCCACCATGTAGAGCTCCTCCGGCGGCAGGCGGGGGATGTTCTCCATGGTGGCGCGGAAGGTCTCCCAGTCCTCGGGGACCCGGCGCGGATACACCTCGAGGTTGAAGCGCTCCAGGAAGCGGAAGAAGGCGACTTCATCATCGGGGGACATGAAGAACTGAAGGACGTTGGCCATCGCGCAGCCCTCATACCCCTGAGTGCGTCTGTCGCGAAAGTCCGCCGCGAAATCGCTATGAAGCCCCGCATGGATACCTGGCTGCTCTCCCGAATGCAGGAGCTCCGCGACCTCCAGGGCCTCATCGGCCTGGCCACCTGGGACCAGGAGACGTACCTGCCCGCCAAGGCGGGCCCCGCGCGCGCCCACCAACTCGCCACCCTCCAGGGCCTCCACCACGAGCGACTGGTGGACCCCCGGCTCGGCGAGGCCCTCGCGAAGGCCGCCTCCCAGGACAGCCTGTCGGAGGACGAGCGCGCCATGGTGCGGGTGCTCAGCCGCGAGCGGGAGCGCGAGGTGCGCGTGCCCTCCGCGCTGGTGAAGGCGCTGGCCGAGGCCCAGAGCAGCGCCCTCCACGCGTGGCGCGAGGCGCGCAAGGCGAAGAGCTTCGCCGTCTTCCAGCCCGGGCTGCAGCGGCTCGTGGAGCTGCGCCGCGAGCAGGCGGACGCCTACGGCCACGGCGGCGAGCGATACGACGCGCTGCTGGAAGGCTACGAGCCCGGCATGCGCGTGGAGCGGCTCACCCCGGTGCTGACGGCGCTGCGCGAGCACCTCATCCCCATGGTGGAGAAGCTCGCCGCCGCGCACCGCACCGTGCCCCGCCTCTTCGACGGGCGTCGCTATGACAGGGACGCGCAGTGGGCCTTCACCGTGCGGCTCCTGAAGGACATGGGCTTCGATTTGGAGGCGGGCCGGCAGGACCTCAGCATCCATCCCTTCACCGGTGGCACGCACCCGCTGGACGTGCGGCTCACCACGCACCTCGACGAGTCCAACCCGCTGTCCGCCATCACCAGCACCATCCACGAGGCGGGCCACGGCCTGTACGAGCAGGGCTTCGCGCCCGAGCACTACCGCACGCCCCTGGCCGCCTCGCCCTCCATGGGCCTCCACGAGTCACAGTCGCGGCTCTGGGAGAACATCGTCGGCCGCAGCCGTCCCTTCTGGGAGCACTACTTCCCCGTGCTGCGCGCCGCCTTCCCGGACGCGCTGCACGGCGTGGACGTGGACGGCTTCCACCGGGCCGTCAACGAGGTGCGCCCCTCGCTCATCCGGGTGGAGGCCGACGAGGTGACGTACAACCTCCACATCGCCCTGCGCTACGAGCTGGAGCTCTTGCTCGTGCGCGACGAATTGCCGCTGTCCGAGCTGCCCACCGCGTGGAACGCGCGCATGGAGAAGTACCTGGGCGTGACTCCGCCCGACGACGCGCGCGGCGTGCTCCAGGACATCCACTGGGCCTGGGGCGAGCTGGGCTACTTCCCGACGTATGCGCTGGGCAACCTCTACGCCGCGTCCCTCTACCGCGCCGCGGAGCGCGCGCTGCCGGACCTCTCCGGCCACCTGCGCCGGGGCGAATTGTTGCCGCTGCGCGACTGGCTGCGCGCCAACGTCCACAGCCAGGGCTTCCGCCTGCCCGCGGAGGAGCTGGTGCGCGGCGTGACGGGCAGGGGCCTCACCGACGCGGACTTCCTCGCGTACCTGCGCGAGAAGTACAGCGCGCTGTACGGCGTCTCGCTGTGAAGAAGTGTCAGTGGGCGAACAGCAGGGGCCTGCACGCGCGGGCCAACTGCAGCGCGTCTCGGGCGAGCGCGTAGGAGTCCGGGTCCTCCGCGTCCAGCCACGCGGTGCGGGCCACGCGGTTGCCCAATTCGAAGCACAGGCTGGCGGTGCGGCGGGCCAGCCGGCTCTCCTTGCGCAGCGCGCGCACGTTCAGCTCACACAGCTCCGCACACTGCCGGAGCAGGCGCACCATCTCCCCGGACACCGGCTGTCCACGGGCCACCAGTCGCGCCATGCCTTCCTCGCAGGACGCCTGGCATTGGAGGCTCGCGGCGATGCAACGGGACACATCCGCGCGA comes from Pyxidicoccus parkwaysis and encodes:
- a CDS encoding carboxypeptidase M32, producing MDTWLLSRMQELRDLQGLIGLATWDQETYLPAKAGPARAHQLATLQGLHHERLVDPRLGEALAKAASQDSLSEDERAMVRVLSREREREVRVPSALVKALAEAQSSALHAWREARKAKSFAVFQPGLQRLVELRREQADAYGHGGERYDALLEGYEPGMRVERLTPVLTALREHLIPMVEKLAAAHRTVPRLFDGRRYDRDAQWAFTVRLLKDMGFDLEAGRQDLSIHPFTGGTHPLDVRLTTHLDESNPLSAITSTIHEAGHGLYEQGFAPEHYRTPLAASPSMGLHESQSRLWENIVGRSRPFWEHYFPVLRAAFPDALHGVDVDGFHRAVNEVRPSLIRVEADEVTYNLHIALRYELELLLVRDELPLSELPTAWNARMEKYLGVTPPDDARGVLQDIHWAWGELGYFPTYALGNLYAASLYRAAERALPDLSGHLRRGELLPLRDWLRANVHSQGFRLPAEELVRGVTGRGLTDADFLAYLREKYSALYGVSL